In Desulfarculaceae bacterium, the following are encoded in one genomic region:
- a CDS encoding LysM peptidoglycan-binding domain-containing protein, with amino-acid sequence MNLKPILVLACLALAAAGCASNTTTSQAPQPQVLTVKPLKPPQEEISAKVAHELRELGEKEVVTETKKPAEADQPEEVSYDIPIVINSRVEYFIEYFQTRIPKRFKIWLSRSGRYLPMMRGILKEHGMPEDLVYLALIESGFSCQAYSRAHAVGPWQFIRGTGRRYGLTINYWVDERRDPVKSTHAAARYLKDLHDEFGSWYLAAAAYNSGEGKVRRALKRYKADNFWSISQGRRYYLKRETRQYVPKMIAAAIIAKEPDKYGFTNIVYEAPMAFDVVEVHPGTSLGVAAKLAGISSRQLNNLNPELRRWAVPPTGGKYALRIPQGRKASFEVAYAKLPVPERQARVGAVTVRVHRGDTLGRIAKVHGVRLNDLMAMNPRLNPRRLRIGQKVVVPPKGGAAAYARSRKSSSSTRRLATSPKGSHKITHRVRRGDTMWHIARSYNLNWRDILRWNGKNSSRLAVGQKLVLYVPSNKAEGKVDTKPTTSAQFYIVKRGDNLWSIGRRYGVSTRQLKRWNNLRSSAITPGDKLMVKGGGS; translated from the coding sequence ATGAATTTAAAACCAATCCTAGTACTCGCTTGCCTGGCCTTGGCCGCGGCTGGTTGTGCTTCCAACACCACCACCAGCCAGGCTCCCCAGCCCCAGGTACTCACCGTAAAACCTCTTAAGCCCCCCCAGGAGGAGATCTCGGCCAAGGTGGCCCACGAGCTCCGGGAGCTGGGCGAAAAAGAGGTGGTGACCGAGACCAAAAAGCCGGCCGAGGCGGACCAGCCGGAAGAGGTCTCCTACGACATTCCCATCGTGATCAACTCCCGGGTTGAGTACTTTATCGAGTACTTCCAGACCCGGATTCCCAAGCGCTTCAAGATTTGGCTGTCGCGCTCGGGGCGCTATCTGCCCATGATGCGCGGCATTCTCAAAGAGCACGGTATGCCCGAGGATCTGGTGTACCTGGCGCTCATCGAGAGCGGCTTCTCCTGCCAGGCCTACTCCCGGGCCCACGCGGTGGGGCCCTGGCAGTTCATCCGGGGCACGGGCCGCCGCTATGGGCTTACCATCAACTACTGGGTGGATGAGCGCCGCGACCCGGTGAAGTCCACCCACGCCGCGGCCCGCTACTTGAAGGACCTGCACGACGAGTTCGGCTCCTGGTATCTGGCCGCCGCGGCCTACAACTCCGGGGAGGGCAAGGTCCGCCGGGCGCTCAAGCGCTACAAGGCGGACAACTTCTGGTCCATCAGCCAGGGCCGCCGCTACTACCTCAAGCGCGAGACCCGCCAGTACGTGCCCAAGATGATCGCCGCGGCCATCATCGCCAAGGAGCCCGATAAGTACGGCTTCACCAACATCGTCTACGAGGCGCCCATGGCCTTTGACGTAGTGGAGGTGCATCCCGGCACCTCCTTGGGCGTGGCGGCCAAGCTGGCCGGCATCTCCAGCCGTCAGCTAAACAACCTGAACCCCGAGCTCAGGCGCTGGGCCGTGCCCCCCACCGGCGGCAAATACGCCCTGCGCATCCCCCAAGGCCGTAAGGCCAGCTTCGAGGTGGCCTACGCCAAGCTGCCCGTGCCCGAGCGCCAGGCCCGGGTGGGGGCGGTCACCGTGCGGGTGCACCGGGGCGACACCCTGGGGCGCATCGCCAAGGTGCACGGGGTGCGTTTGAACGACCTCATGGCCATGAACCCCCGCCTGAACCCGCGCCGCCTGCGCATCGGCCAGAAGGTGGTGGTGCCGCCCAAGGGCGGGGCCGCGGCCTATGCCCGCTCCCGCAAGAGCAGCAGCTCCACCCGGCGCCTGGCCACCAGCCCCAAGGGCTCCCACAAGATCACCCACCGGGTGCGGCGGGGCGACACCATGTGGCACATCGCCCGCTCCTACAACCTCAACTGGCGCGACATCCTGCGCTGGAACGGCAAGAACAGCTCCCGCCTGGCCGTGGGCCAGAAGCTGGTGCTTTATGTGCCCAGCAACAAGGCCGAGGGCAAGGTGGACACCAAGCCCACCACCAGCGCCCAGTTCTACATCGTCAAGCGGGGCGACAACCTCTGGAGCATCGGCCGCCGCTACGGCGTGAGCACCCGCCAGCTCAAGCGCTGGAACAACCTGCGCTCCAGCGCCATCACCCCGGGCGATAAGCTCATGGTCAAAGGCGGAGGCTCCTAG
- a CDS encoding TRAP transporter small permease has protein sequence MAQGRTYVFGWVAFAFIVAAAVLGYTTLHLKGLTWGAIATWGFFMLIAAFTGQWSRFLKFQDQGLSFFEEWTLYLAVMVGLISLFINVILRYVFSYSLSWSEELIREIIILTTFVGLAPAIKNRSMITIDALVQLVPRLRTPLTYFSHLSVLTFAVLITKLGIDMALMQERTFQKTIILEIPLVFVYLILPLMGVTMGVRTIQVLWWDYQEGRAKQETES, from the coding sequence ATGGCACAAGGGCGGACATATGTTTTCGGCTGGGTGGCCTTTGCCTTCATAGTGGCCGCGGCCGTTTTGGGTTATACCACCTTGCATCTCAAGGGCCTCACGTGGGGAGCCATCGCCACCTGGGGCTTTTTCATGCTCATCGCCGCCTTCACCGGGCAATGGAGCCGATTTCTTAAATTCCAGGACCAGGGCCTGAGCTTCTTCGAAGAGTGGACCCTTTACCTGGCGGTGATGGTGGGCCTGATCTCGCTGTTCATCAACGTTATCCTTCGTTACGTCTTTTCCTATTCCCTGTCCTGGTCCGAGGAGCTGATCCGGGAGATCATCATCCTCACCACCTTCGTGGGCCTGGCCCCGGCAATCAAGAACCGCTCCATGATCACCATCGACGCGTTGGTGCAGCTGGTTCCCCGGCTGCGCACTCCGCTCACCTACTTCAGCCACCTGTCGGTGCTCACCTTCGCGGTGCTCATCACCAAGCTGGGCATCGACATGGCTCTCATGCAGGAGCGCACCTTCCAAAAGACGATCATCCTGGAGATTCCCCTGGTGTTCGTCTACCTCATCCTCCCCTTGATGGGGGTGACCATGGGAGTGCGCACCATCCAGGTCCTCTGGTGGGACTACCAAGAGGGCCGGGCCAAGCAGGAAACCGAGAGCTAG
- a CDS encoding thioredoxin family protein: protein MPTKTASWSLGPALAAFVCLVPGLALAAVPAGAADPFSGQSLWWTLALVFIGGLGLNLTPCVYPLIPITVGYFGGRSSGKKAVVADALAYWLGMTVMYAALGSLVALGGSFLGQALSHPAVIIFLAAVLLAMAASMFGLWEFRLPASLNKVAAANRSGVLGAFLMGLTLGLLAAPCVGPFVVGLMAHVAKAGSVGYGLLVFFILAAGLGLPLAVLAGFSGSISRLPGAGDWMLWVRKFFGLILVVMAVNVAAPLLGDAAARWLTILAGVVGGIYLGFVEKSGKGTFVSFKKVAGLIILVAAASFWWFLSPSGGPDKTEWVHYTPQVLSEAQAQKKPVAVFFTADWCNPCRKLKAETLPDPEVQTLLANFLPVKVDVTSDPGPEAQNYMRQMRVRGVPTMLFLDAQGNEIGESRLVGFQPPSRFIPLLKMATARAKMSGAQ from the coding sequence ATGCCAACAAAAACCGCCTCTTGGAGCCTGGGCCCGGCCCTGGCCGCTTTCGTGTGCCTTGTCCCCGGCCTGGCCCTGGCCGCCGTCCCGGCCGGAGCCGCCGACCCCTTCAGCGGCCAGAGCCTCTGGTGGACCCTGGCCCTGGTGTTCATCGGGGGCCTGGGCCTCAACCTCACCCCCTGCGTCTACCCCCTGATACCCATCACCGTGGGCTATTTCGGCGGCCGCTCCAGCGGCAAGAAGGCGGTGGTGGCCGACGCCCTGGCCTACTGGCTGGGCATGACCGTCATGTACGCCGCCCTGGGCAGCCTGGTGGCCTTGGGAGGCTCCTTCTTGGGCCAGGCGCTCAGCCATCCGGCGGTGATCATCTTCCTGGCGGCGGTGCTCTTGGCCATGGCCGCCAGCATGTTCGGGCTCTGGGAGTTCCGGCTGCCCGCCTCGCTGAACAAGGTGGCCGCGGCCAACCGCAGCGGGGTTTTGGGGGCCTTTCTCATGGGCCTGACCTTGGGCCTGTTGGCCGCGCCCTGCGTGGGGCCCTTCGTTGTGGGGCTCATGGCCCACGTGGCCAAGGCGGGCTCGGTGGGCTACGGCCTGCTGGTGTTTTTCATCCTGGCCGCCGGCCTGGGCCTGCCCCTGGCGGTGCTGGCCGGTTTCTCGGGCTCCATCTCCCGCCTGCCCGGGGCGGGCGACTGGATGCTATGGGTGCGCAAATTCTTCGGCCTCATCCTGGTGGTGATGGCCGTCAACGTGGCCGCGCCCCTCTTGGGAGACGCGGCCGCCCGCTGGCTGACCATCCTCGCCGGGGTGGTGGGCGGCATCTATCTGGGTTTCGTGGAAAAAAGCGGAAAGGGCACATTCGTGAGCTTCAAGAAAGTAGCCGGTCTGATCATCCTGGTGGCCGCCGCCAGCTTCTGGTGGTTCCTCTCGCCCAGCGGCGGACCGGACAAGACCGAGTGGGTGCACTACACGCCCCAGGTGCTGAGCGAGGCCCAGGCCCAGAAGAAGCCGGTGGCCGTGTTCTTCACCGCCGACTGGTGCAACCCCTGCAGGAAGCTCAAGGCCGAGACCCTGCCCGACCCCGAGGTGCAGACCCTTTTGGCCAACTTCCTGCCGGTCAAGGTGGACGTGACCAGCGACCCCGGCCCCGAGGCCCAGAACTACATGCGCCAGATGCGGGTGCGCGGGGTGCCCACCATGCTCTTTTTGGACGCGCAGGGCAACGAGATCGGCGAGAGCCGTTTGGTGGGCTTCCAGCCGCCCTCGCGCTTCATCCCCTTGCTGAAAATGGCCACGGCCCGAGCCAAAATGAGCGGAGCGCAGTAG
- a CDS encoding TRAP transporter substrate-binding protein: protein MRFSRLLLVVVVALAAVALLAPVAMAKKPSLDKWKPAFDYSGAKYKIKVSNVSHPAIKGVYAGFAIRDALWKATNGQIYFEYLPFSMLGGEVEVLNQLQMGAIQGMAVSSVASTNLGPRMGLVNLPFLVNSYEKLDKFVANKKLFQHFLDGMEHQGIMGLDVTAYGRYGWATTIPVKNIADAKKVKFRIAEAAVNKMLYKAWGFNPVVMPWPDVPTALKQGVITGLDHTLIVSYLTRKFEVAKNFTPVNYAQGLFIWIFNKAWFKKLPADLQATFKKVVNEQCAIYRNECKAQEAAAKKGAIEKSGVKFWELSAKDHQILLDQGNVVHMQFAKEIGPQYLGQVQKFLGYKTTRGMGAKN from the coding sequence ATGCGTTTTTCTCGTCTGCTTTTGGTAGTGGTGGTGGCCCTGGCGGCCGTCGCCCTGTTGGCCCCGGTGGCCATGGCCAAGAAGCCTTCTTTGGATAAGTGGAAACCGGCCTTCGATTATTCGGGGGCCAAGTATAAGATCAAGGTCTCCAACGTCAGCCACCCGGCCATCAAGGGCGTGTACGCCGGCTTCGCCATCCGCGACGCCCTGTGGAAGGCCACCAACGGCCAGATCTACTTCGAGTATCTGCCCTTCAGCATGTTGGGCGGCGAGGTGGAGGTCTTGAACCAGCTGCAGATGGGCGCCATCCAGGGCATGGCCGTGTCCTCGGTGGCCTCCACCAACCTGGGGCCCCGCATGGGCCTGGTCAACCTGCCCTTCCTGGTCAACTCCTATGAGAAGTTGGACAAGTTCGTTGCCAACAAGAAGCTGTTCCAGCATTTCCTGGACGGCATGGAGCACCAGGGCATCATGGGCCTGGACGTGACCGCCTATGGCCGCTACGGCTGGGCCACCACCATCCCGGTGAAGAACATCGCCGACGCCAAGAAGGTGAAGTTCCGCATCGCCGAGGCGGCGGTCAACAAGATGCTCTACAAGGCCTGGGGCTTCAACCCCGTGGTCATGCCCTGGCCCGACGTGCCCACCGCCCTGAAGCAGGGCGTGATCACCGGTCTGGACCACACCTTGATCGTGAGCTACCTGACCCGCAAGTTCGAGGTTGCCAAGAACTTTACCCCGGTGAACTACGCCCAGGGCCTGTTCATCTGGATCTTCAACAAGGCCTGGTTCAAGAAGCTGCCCGCCGACTTGCAGGCGACCTTCAAGAAGGTGGTCAACGAGCAGTGCGCCATCTACCGCAACGAGTGCAAGGCGCAGGAGGCCGCGGCCAAGAAGGGCGCCATCGAGAAGTCCGGCGTGAAGTTCTGGGAGCTGTCCGCCAAGGACCACCAGATCCTGCTCGACCAGGGCAACGTGGTGCACATGCAGTTCGCCAAGGAAATCGGCCCGCAGTACCTGGGCCAAGTCCAGAAGTTCCTGGGCTACAAGACCACCCGAGGCATGGGCGCCAAGAACTAA
- a CDS encoding metallophosphoesterase — translation MRRLARLLLVLIVVLCLAAPAWALEVAGKVLGPNGQPVAGAFISDGERIVATGADGAFRLSSKPGLVVALTAPSKLRPAGRWWWPAEQAAKLGTLRLAAAPPHGGGQYRLAVLSDPHLYVAALEPGWAKGLVDPRLPMLTWQRIAARLRASKPALTLITGDIAMDAEKGSEEQGRAFMEMTARAANLLPGDWRATPGNHDVRYEGGKVSLKFWRQYMGPARSVTRLGPVAVIMLDNVGLSQHRGGKPQNCGITGPAGLAWLKAVLALLPPDTPLVIASHFPLFSPLAGANPLYPRSVVQAPGPEGLALRDVDQSTVKILEMLKGRNLMAHISGHQHAWFDDTLLTVPKPMHHIGAPAICGRWWQGDMRYGPVSFKPGYLEGWLVERRGQWRVQLSMVQVNIPAK, via the coding sequence ATGAGACGCCTGGCGCGCCTCCTGTTGGTTCTGATCGTCGTCCTGTGTTTGGCCGCCCCGGCCTGGGCCCTGGAGGTTGCCGGCAAGGTGCTGGGCCCCAACGGCCAGCCGGTGGCCGGAGCTTTTATCAGTGACGGCGAGCGCATCGTGGCCACCGGGGCGGACGGAGCCTTCCGGTTGAGCAGCAAGCCCGGCCTGGTGGTGGCCCTCACCGCGCCGTCCAAGCTGCGCCCGGCCGGGCGCTGGTGGTGGCCCGCCGAGCAGGCGGCCAAGCTGGGCACCCTGCGCCTGGCGGCCGCGCCGCCCCACGGCGGGGGGCAGTACCGCCTGGCCGTGCTCAGCGACCCCCATCTTTACGTGGCCGCCCTGGAGCCCGGCTGGGCCAAGGGCCTAGTGGACCCCCGCTTGCCTATGCTCACCTGGCAGCGCATCGCCGCCCGTCTGCGAGCCTCCAAGCCCGCCCTGACCCTGATCACCGGCGACATCGCCATGGACGCGGAAAAGGGCTCCGAGGAGCAGGGCCGGGCTTTCATGGAGATGACGGCGCGGGCGGCCAACCTGCTGCCCGGCGACTGGCGGGCCACCCCGGGCAACCACGACGTGCGCTATGAGGGCGGCAAGGTGAGCCTGAAGTTTTGGCGGCAGTACATGGGCCCGGCGCGCAGCGTGACCCGCCTGGGGCCGGTGGCCGTCATCATGCTGGACAACGTGGGCCTGAGCCAGCACCGCGGCGGCAAGCCGCAGAACTGCGGCATCACCGGCCCGGCCGGCCTGGCCTGGCTGAAAGCCGTCCTGGCCCTATTGCCCCCGGACACCCCCCTGGTCATCGCCAGCCACTTCCCCCTGTTCTCTCCCCTGGCCGGGGCCAACCCCCTCTACCCCCGCTCGGTGGTCCAGGCCCCCGGGCCCGAGGGCCTGGCTCTCCGGGACGTGGACCAGTCCACGGTTAAGATTCTGGAGATGCTCAAGGGACGCAACCTGATGGCCCACATCAGCGGGCACCAGCACGCCTGGTTCGACGACACGCTGCTCACCGTGCCCAAACCCATGCACCACATCGGCGCGCCGGCCATCTGCGGCCGCTGGTGGCAAGGAGACATGCGCTACGGCCCGGTCAGCTTCAAGCCCGGCTATTTGGAAGGCTGGCTGGTGGAGCGGCGCGGCCAATGGCGGGTGCAGCTGTCCATGGTGCAGGTGAATATCCCCGCGAAATAA
- a CDS encoding ribonuclease Z — MLLTVLGSGTCELRPERSSPAYLVQAGEAALMLDLGQGAWRRLMELGHDPAKLSGVIVSHPHIDHLADLLPLLFALKYDPRLSTHARLSLLAHRGVGEMLAGLGTVFGAWLEPADPPLRRHWLEPGQGLELAGVHITTAGAAHHAHSLAWRLEANGASLVYLGDSEASGELAQFASGAGLLICHCAGNDDAPKEGHLHPAGCGRLAARAGVGGLLLSHFYAEVDPDAALASVREHFAGPVWAARDGMILSLQSGSPTETLP, encoded by the coding sequence ATGCTCCTGACCGTGTTGGGATCGGGCACCTGTGAGCTCAGGCCCGAGCGCTCCAGCCCGGCCTACCTGGTGCAGGCCGGGGAGGCCGCGCTCATGCTGGACCTGGGGCAAGGAGCCTGGCGGCGGCTCATGGAGCTGGGCCACGACCCGGCCAAGCTGAGCGGGGTGATCGTCAGCCATCCCCACATCGACCATCTGGCCGATTTGCTGCCTCTGTTGTTCGCCCTCAAGTACGACCCGCGCCTGAGCACGCATGCCCGTCTGAGCCTCCTGGCCCACCGGGGGGTGGGCGAGATGCTGGCCGGCCTTGGAACGGTGTTCGGGGCCTGGCTGGAGCCCGCCGACCCGCCGCTGCGCCGTCATTGGCTGGAGCCGGGCCAGGGCCTGGAGCTGGCCGGGGTGCATATAACCACCGCCGGGGCGGCGCACCACGCCCACAGCCTGGCCTGGCGCCTGGAAGCAAACGGGGCGTCCCTGGTCTATCTGGGCGACAGCGAAGCCAGCGGGGAGCTGGCCCAGTTCGCCTCGGGGGCCGGGCTTTTGATCTGCCACTGCGCGGGCAACGACGACGCGCCCAAGGAGGGGCACCTGCACCCCGCGGGCTGCGGCCGCCTGGCCGCCCGGGCCGGGGTGGGCGGGCTCTTGCTCAGCCACTTCTATGCCGAGGTGGACCCGGACGCGGCGCTTGCCTCGGTCCGGGAGCACTTCGCCGGGCCGGTCTGGGCCGCCCGCGACGGCATGATCCTGAGCCTGCAAAGCGGTTCACCAACCGAGACGCTTCCCTAG
- a CDS encoding universal stress protein, whose translation MKSKVLIPVDTARNSITAEEYAIKLNWRMPLAVTLLNVLNTKRLQQHGISPDDQERIKNGMKKRAEAVLTAAAEPFKKADVEYETRLEEGPPAAVICRVAEEGGFDMVILPQSGFSELEEILGGSVVHNVLWKCSTPVLLVKHSEQQLEAQRNKLAESELLPR comes from the coding sequence ATGAAAAGCAAGGTCCTCATTCCCGTGGACACCGCCCGCAATTCCATCACCGCCGAGGAATACGCCATCAAGTTGAACTGGCGCATGCCCTTGGCGGTGACGCTTTTGAACGTGCTCAACACCAAGCGGTTGCAGCAGCACGGCATCAGCCCTGACGACCAGGAACGCATCAAGAACGGCATGAAAAAACGGGCCGAGGCGGTGCTGACCGCGGCGGCCGAGCCGTTCAAAAAGGCCGACGTGGAGTACGAGACCAGGCTCGAGGAGGGACCGCCGGCCGCGGTCATCTGCCGGGTGGCCGAAGAGGGCGGCTTCGACATGGTGATTCTGCCCCAGAGCGGCTTCAGCGAGCTGGAAGAGATACTGGGAGGCAGCGTGGTGCACAACGTGCTCTGGAAGTGCAGCACGCCGGTTCTCCTGGTCAAGCACAGCGAGCAACAGCTCGAGGCCCAGCGCAACAAGCTGGCCGAGAGCGAGCTTCTGCCCCGCTAG
- a CDS encoding amidohydrolase family protein: MSFHPEPLDVAAVGRLVRVALGQEAADAIIRDARVVSVFDYSISEPQAVALAAGRVAAMGQEAEAWAGPDTEICEAGGRYLIPGLIDAHTHLDSIFGLETYADYALASGNTSAISEMAMIAGAWGLAGCRAFLSAAQASPQRVFLTAPPLVPPFPAWETSAGLDRAGFDEILAHPACLGVGETYWPAIVDGEERAQANYAAALALGKRLEGHGAGARGAKLMAYAAAGTSSCHEAISPEDAAQRLGLGLAVQVREGFVRREMDEVVPALRDLPECGQAMLVTDLADFDDLMSWGAMNPLLAKAVALGVDPARAVAWCSLNPARYFGLERLGAVAPGWVADLVLVEDLVEFRASQVWLEGRTVAQGGKLIRSDEPFAYAPEARATMRCPAITPEAFHLPARGESALARVVEVSGPTITKEGEATVPVTEGNARPDPAQDIVKIAQINRQSPTLEMAVGLARGWGLREGALASSVIWDTTNIFVAGASEIDMAVAAEAVRAMGGGWAVAQGGRLVASLALPIAGVISPAPLAEILAAADSCRAALAELGCPLPRPFLTAQTFCFTGLPFLRLTNKGLVDIRARKFVEVIK, encoded by the coding sequence ATGAGCTTCCACCCGGAGCCCCTGGACGTTGCCGCGGTTGGCCGCCTGGTCCGGGTGGCTCTGGGGCAAGAGGCCGCCGACGCGATCATCCGCGACGCGCGGGTGGTGAGCGTATTCGATTACAGCATAAGCGAGCCCCAGGCCGTGGCCCTGGCCGCCGGACGGGTGGCCGCCATGGGCCAGGAGGCCGAGGCCTGGGCCGGGCCGGACACTGAAATCTGCGAGGCCGGGGGGCGCTATCTCATCCCCGGGCTCATCGACGCCCACACCCACCTGGATTCCATCTTCGGCCTGGAGACCTACGCGGACTACGCCCTGGCCTCGGGCAACACCAGCGCCATAAGCGAGATGGCCATGATCGCCGGGGCCTGGGGCCTGGCGGGCTGCCGCGCCTTTTTATCCGCCGCCCAGGCCAGCCCCCAGCGGGTGTTCCTCACCGCGCCGCCCCTGGTGCCGCCCTTCCCGGCCTGGGAGACCAGCGCCGGGCTGGACCGGGCGGGCTTCGATGAAATCCTGGCCCATCCCGCCTGCCTGGGGGTGGGCGAGACCTACTGGCCGGCCATCGTGGACGGCGAAGAGCGGGCCCAGGCCAACTACGCCGCCGCCCTGGCCCTGGGCAAGCGCCTGGAGGGCCACGGGGCCGGGGCGCGGGGGGCCAAGCTGATGGCCTACGCCGCCGCCGGGACCAGCAGTTGCCACGAGGCCATCAGCCCCGAGGACGCGGCCCAGCGCCTGGGCCTGGGCCTGGCGGTGCAGGTGCGCGAGGGCTTCGTGCGCCGCGAGATGGACGAGGTGGTCCCGGCCTTGCGCGACCTGCCCGAATGCGGCCAGGCCATGCTGGTCACGGATTTGGCCGACTTCGACGACCTCATGTCCTGGGGGGCCATGAACCCGCTGTTGGCCAAGGCGGTGGCCCTGGGGGTGGACCCCGCCCGCGCCGTGGCCTGGTGCAGCCTCAACCCGGCGCGCTACTTCGGCCTGGAGCGCCTGGGCGCGGTGGCCCCCGGATGGGTGGCCGATCTGGTGCTGGTGGAGGATTTGGTCGAGTTCCGCGCCAGCCAGGTATGGCTGGAAGGCCGCACGGTGGCCCAAGGCGGCAAGCTGATCCGCTCGGACGAGCCCTTTGCCTATGCCCCCGAGGCGCGGGCCACCATGCGCTGCCCGGCGATCACCCCCGAGGCCTTCCATCTGCCCGCCAGGGGCGAAAGCGCGCTGGCCCGGGTGGTGGAGGTCTCCGGCCCCACCATCACCAAGGAGGGCGAGGCCACCGTGCCGGTGACCGAGGGCAACGCCCGGCCCGACCCGGCGCAAGACATCGTGAAGATCGCCCAAATCAACCGCCAGAGCCCCACGCTGGAGATGGCCGTGGGCCTGGCCCGGGGCTGGGGCCTCCGAGAGGGCGCCCTGGCCAGCAGCGTGATCTGGGACACCACCAACATCTTCGTGGCCGGGGCCTCGGAGATTGACATGGCCGTGGCCGCCGAGGCGGTGCGGGCCATGGGCGGCGGCTGGGCCGTGGCCCAGGGTGGCCGTCTCGTGGCCTCGCTGGCCCTGCCCATCGCGGGGGTCATCTCCCCCGCGCCCCTCGCCGAGATACTCGCGGCGGCCGATTCCTGCCGCGCGGCCCTGGCCGAGCTGGGCTGCCCCCTGCCCCGGCCCTTCCTCACCGCCCAGACCTTTTGCTTCACCGGCCTGCCCTTCCTGCGCCTGACCAACAAGGGCCTGGTGGACATCCGCGCCCGCAAGTTCGTGGAGGTGATCAAATGA
- a CDS encoding TRAP transporter large permease, giving the protein METSYAIIILVLLGAMAATVPVFLCLFFTAVIGFVAFTDLPLLVLAQSLLRSMDKFALVVVLFFILCGNIMTSGSIVDKLIRFANVVVGWLPGGLAMAGILACGLFGAISGSTVATVVAIGGFMIPALIDNKYNMRFSVGVMTSAPNLGVIIPPSIAMILYSMISAVSLEGLFLTGFVPGVLIMAGMCAYSYVWAVRNPGFVRAPKPTWADGWRAFKEGFWSLMLPVIIFGGIFSGAFTANEAAVVACVYAFIVELFIHKDMKFSTVKKVMVNSAVTSATLLIIVAGATCFGRYLTMEAIPAKISEAVVSSISQPWIFLLAMNVLLLIIGMFMDIISATLILGPIFLPMLDSYGINAVHFGLLMTVNLAIGYCTPPLGVSLYITGALVNKDLVYVSRAVLPWIAIQITVLLIMTYLPDTVLWLPRLMGWNVD; this is encoded by the coding sequence ATGGAGACTAGCTACGCAATAATCATCCTGGTGCTCCTGGGGGCCATGGCCGCCACGGTCCCCGTGTTCCTCTGCCTTTTCTTCACCGCGGTGATCGGCTTCGTGGCCTTCACCGACCTGCCGCTTCTGGTGCTGGCCCAGAGCCTCTTGCGCTCCATGGACAAGTTCGCCTTGGTGGTGGTGCTGTTCTTCATCCTATGCGGCAACATCATGACCAGCGGCTCCATCGTGGACAAGCTCATCCGCTTCGCCAACGTGGTGGTGGGCTGGCTGCCGGGCGGCCTGGCCATGGCCGGTATTTTGGCCTGCGGCCTGTTCGGGGCCATCAGCGGCAGCACCGTGGCCACGGTGGTGGCTATCGGCGGGTTCATGATCCCCGCTCTGATCGACAACAAGTACAACATGCGCTTTTCCGTGGGCGTAATGACCTCGGCCCCCAACCTGGGGGTCATCATCCCGCCCTCCATCGCCATGATCCTCTACTCCATGATCAGCGCGGTTAGCCTTGAGGGCCTGTTCCTCACCGGCTTCGTGCCCGGAGTGCTCATCATGGCCGGCATGTGCGCCTACTCCTACGTGTGGGCGGTGCGCAACCCCGGCTTCGTCCGGGCGCCCAAACCCACCTGGGCAGACGGCTGGCGTGCCTTCAAGGAGGGCTTCTGGTCCCTGATGCTGCCGGTGATCATCTTCGGCGGCATCTTCTCCGGGGCCTTCACCGCCAACGAAGCGGCGGTGGTGGCCTGCGTCTACGCCTTCATCGTGGAGCTGTTCATCCACAAGGACATGAAGTTCTCCACGGTCAAGAAGGTCATGGTCAACTCGGCGGTCACCAGCGCCACCCTGTTGATCATCGTGGCCGGGGCCACCTGCTTCGGCCGCTACCTGACCATGGAGGCCATACCCGCCAAGATCTCCGAGGCGGTGGTGAGCTCCATCTCTCAGCCCTGGATCTTCCTCCTGGCCATGAACGTCCTGTTGCTGATCATCGGCATGTTCATGGACATCATCAGCGCGACCTTGATCCTGGGCCCCATCTTCCTGCCCATGCTGGACTCCTACGGCATCAACGCGGTGCACTTCGGCCTCTTGATGACCGTAAACCTGGCCATCGGATACTGCACACCACCCCTTGGGGTGAGCTTGTACATAACCGGGGCCTTGGTGAACAAAGATTTGGTCTACGTTTCCCGGGCCGTGTTGCCCTGGATCGCCATCCAGATCACGGTGCTGTTGATAATGACCTATTTACCCGACACCGTGCTCTGGCTGCCCAGGCTCATGGGCTGGAACGTGGATTAA